In the Oncorhynchus nerka isolate Pitt River linkage group LG6, Oner_Uvic_2.0, whole genome shotgun sequence genome, TGCATGCTTGGAACATAGGAATGTAAAGTGACTGTGTGACATCATGGGATGACATTTGGCATAATTCCTTTGTTAATGTCACAAAAGTCAATGTAAACAAACCATATTGAAATAATGACTAGTCTAGCTTACAGTGGAGTAAGTAGGTGTTTATGTAGTCCTGAAAGGCGTCTGTTTAAtagaatgtattattattattaagtgtacagtataacactaTGTTTTGACCTGTATTTTTATATAAACCATCTAATAGATTTAGGAGAAAAGCTTTCTATTTAATTCACACGGGCATCTTTGAGATGTTGTTTTTCAATGTAGGATGAAGGTCGTTGAGGCTGGTATGTTTTGTATTCTGAGGGTTAGTCACAGTTCACACAgttcacagaacacacacacacacacagtattcccATCGTAGAAACATGTTCACAAGGAAGGGAACTGGAGGAACAGGTGTAGCTGTACAGGTGTCATGTAGTCTGTCTGCAGACTTTAATCACTCAGATGGCATGTCAAGGTACAACAGATGGAATGTAAAGCAAAGCATTTCAGATAGTCACGCTAACCTGTTGTTAAGGTTACCTGTACTTCATAGGCATACAGCTGTACTATACCTTACGGCTTTACCGTTCTTCCCCCATAAGAAAAATGTTTCCTATATTTTggatcctcctccttctccctctggtCTCCGCCCAGACATACCATTGGGGTCCATGCCCCACACCCAGTGTCCAGCCCAACTTCAGCTTGcagcaggtaaacacacacacacacaaacacatacatacacagagcTTTTTTGTGATTTAAAGCGTACATTTTTAACAACCCCTCTCCTACCCTTATCAGTACCTGGGCACGTGGTATGAGATAGCGAAACTTCCAGCATCCTTTGAGAGAGGAAAATGCATCCAGGCCGATTACTCTCTGAGGGGAGACGGCACCATCAGAGTCCTCAACTCCCAGTTCTAGTCAgtatttatatgtgtgtgtatgtgtgagtgtttaAGTGTGTCTCAACTATGTCAAACTTTACCTCATACATAGACATTTAGAAGTTGACTGTCCTCCCTGAACTGAAAGCTAGTACTGTTTTCTCATAGATATGTTTTTTCTAAAAGTGGTGACAGTGTATATCTCTGCCTCCAGTAAAGGTAAGGTGCGGACTGTGGAGGGGACAGCAGTGGTCCAGGACCCAAAAAAACCAGCCAAACTGGGAGTCAGCTTCTCCTACTGtgagtctctactgtctataacTCTATTACCATGACTATATCGAGTCTCTACTGTCTATTACTATATTACCATGACTATGTcgagtctctactgtctataactatattaccatgactctactgagtctctactgtctataagTCTATTACAATGACTTTATcgagtctctactgtatgtaactCTATTACCATGACTCTATcgagtctctactgtctataagTCTATTACCATGACTATATTGAGTGTCTACtgagtctctactgtctatacGTTTATTACCATGACTCTATcgagtctctactgtctataactaTATTAGCATGACTATGGcgagtctctactgtctataacTCTATGACCATGACTATGTcgagtctctactgtctataactaTATTACCATGACTCTACTGAGTCTCTACTGTCTATGAGTCTATTACAAGGACTTTATcgagtctctactgtctgtaacTCTATTACCATGACTATATTGAGTGTCTACTGAGTCGCTACTGTCTACAAGTTTATTACCATGACTCTATCGAGTCTCTACggagtctctactgtctataagTCTATTACCATGACTATACTGAGTATTTACtgagtctctactgtctataagTCTATTATCATGACTATATcgagtctctactgtctataagTCTATTACCATGACTATGTCGAGTCTCTACGGAGACTCTACTCAGCTCTGACTCATTGCCTGTGAGAGAGGGCAGTTAATCTGATAATGACATCATCCCTGTGACTCTGAGTCTGTCTTAATATTTATCCCCCTcgacctcttctccctcccccctctccaaccctctctcagtcACTCCCTACAGTCCGTACTGGGTGCTGAGTACAGACTATGTGAGTGGAGCGGTGGTGTACAGCTGTACTGACGTGTTGAGGATTTTCCATGTCGACTACGCCTGGATCCTGGGACGTTCCCGCTTCTTGCCCGCAAAGGAAGTAGAGTACGCCAGGCAGCTGCTGGCTAAAGAAAACATTGACACCTTCAAGATGAGTGTTACTGACCAAACGGGCTGCGACTAGATGGAGgtttagaggtcagaggttagggttgtagggttgtagggtTATTTATGTGTCCACTTCCCTAGTCCTAACGCCGTAGACACTTCTCCCTCTACTCCCAATGCTCTATCCACATGTCATTTGAGCCCTACctctatagatacagacagaaaTACGACCATCACATACTAGACCTAGTGTCCACCTCTCGTgtctaattaagcaataaggccagagggggtgtggtatattgcaTGACGCAtctggagtgcctggacacagcccttagccgtggtatattggccatgtaccacaaacccccgaggtgccttattgctattataaactggttaccaacgtaattagagcagaaaaaataaatgttttgtcatacctgtggtatacggtctgatatttttatttatttcacctttatttaaccaggtaggctagttgagaacaagttctcatttgcaactgcgacctggccaagataaagcatagcagtgtgaacagacaacacagagttacacatggagtaaacaattaacaagtcaataacacagtagaaaaaaaagtctatatacaatgtgtgcaaaaggcatgaggagataggcgaataattacaattttgcagattaacactggagtgataaatgatcagatggtcatgtacagctagagatattggtgtgcaaaagagcagaaaagtaaataaataagaacagtatgggaatgaggtaggtgaaaatgggtgggctatttaccataTACCTTggcagtcagccaatcagcatttagggctcaaaccacccattTTATAATAGTTTATATACACTGACAGTTGGTCTTATAATCTTATCATCCAACATATCACTACCTACCATCTCATTTAGACTATCTATCACATGTATTTTATATTTAGAGACTTTATGGTCTGTAGTTGGAGATCTGTTAGTTTATAAGGTAGTTTGAATGATTAAATGTCTAGCTATGTAACGATAGTGACGGTTTCTTCGTgggatgaatagaatgctgacAGCATGAGTCAGTTCACTGATGGTTGGGCACGGTTCCTATaggggcaaacacacacacgcagtatcCTCATCATAGAAAGATGTTCACAGGTAAGGGAACTGGAGGAACAGGTTTAGCTGAATAGGTTTCATGTAGTCTGTATATTAGTAATTAAAGTTTTGTTTTGAAGTGAAACTGATGACTGTCTTTTCTTCTGCAAAAGTGTTTAGATTGCAATTGGGACAAACAATCTCTGCTACCCCCTCCTGAGCATTTAGTCAAACAGCAAGTACTGATGTGGCCACTATAAAGTGTGGTTGTGACAAGgggggttatgtgtgtgtgtgtgtgtgtgtgtgtgtgtgtgcacgcttcTTGGGGACACACACGTGATCTTACAACAGGATCGTGCTCCGTCATTTCTTCCGTGAGCTTTAGACTCCTCTGAACCCGAGACAGACAGCACCTctggcaaatcaaatcaaagtttatttgtcacgtgcaccgaacacaaaaggtgtagtagactttacagtgaaatgcttacttacaggctctaaccaacagtgcaagaAAGGTAATAGGtgacaataggtaagtaaagaaataaaaacaacagtaaaaagacaggctgtatagagtagcgaggctataacagtagcgaggctacatacaggcaccggttagtcaggctgattgaggtagtatatacatgtagatatggttaaagtgactatgcatatatgataaacagagtagaagtagcgtaaaagagggattGGTCGGTGGTGTGTtgcaggacacaatgcagatagccaagttagccaatgtgcgggggcactagttggtcgggccaattgaggtagtatgtacatgaatgtatagttacagtgccttgcgaaagtattcggcccccttgaactttgcgaccttttgccacatttcaggcttcaaacataaagatataaaactgtatttttttgtgaagaatcaacaacaagtgggacacaatcatgaagtggaacgacatttattggatatttcaaacttttttaacaaatcaaaaactgaaaaattgggcgtgcaaaattattcagcccccttaagtgaatactttgtagcgccaccttttgctgcgattacagtcgcttggggtatgtctctatcagttttgcacattgagagactgaatttttttcccattcctccttgcaaaacagctcgagctcagtgaggttggatggagagcatttgtgaacagcagttttcagttctttccacagattctcgattggattcaggtctggactctgacttggccattctaacacctggatatgtttatttttgaaccattccattgtagattttgctttatgttttggatcattgtcttgttggaagacaaatctccgtcccagtctcaggtcttttgcagactccatcaggttttcttccagaatggtcctgtatttggctccatccatcttcccatcaattttaaccatcttccctgtccctgctgaagaaaagcaggcccaaaccatgatgctgccaccaccatgtttgacagtgggatggtgtgttcagggtgataagctgtgttgcttttacgccaaacataacgttttgcattgttgccaaaaagatacattttggtttcatctttcattcctgagggggaataggctttgttgtgccctcttcacgactggcttggtgtgtttggaccattctagtttgttggtaatgtggacaccaaggaacttgaagctctcaacctgctccactacagccccgtcgatgagaatgtgggagtgctcggtcctccttttcctgtagtccacaatcatctccttagtcttggttacgttgagggataggttgttattctggcaccaaccggccaggtctctgacctcctccctataggctgtctcgtcgttttcggtgatcaggcctaccactgttgtgtcgtctgcaaacttaatgatggtgttggagtcgtgcctggccatgcagtcgtgggtgaacagggagtacaggaggggactgagcacgcacccctggggggctccagtgttgaggatcagcgtggcagatgtgttgctacctaccctcaccacctgggggtggcccatcaggaagtccaggatccaattgcagaggaaggtgtttagtctcaggatTCTTAGCTCGTGATgagctatggtgttgaacgctgagctgtagtcaatgaatagcattctcacataggtgtttctttgtcatggtgggaaagggcagtgtggagtgcaatagagattgcatcatctgtagatctgtttgggcagtatgcacattggagtgggtctagggtttctgggataatggtgatgatgtgaaccatgaccagcctttcaaagcacatgGCTAAGGGCGTGAATGCTGCGGGTCTGTAGtcctttaggcaggttgccttcgtgttcttgggcacagggactatggtggtctgcttgaaacatgttggtattacagactcaatcagggacatgtttgtattacagactcaatcagggacatgttgaaaatgtcagtaaagacacctgccagttggtcagcacatgctcagagcacacgtcctggtaatccatctggccccgcagccttgtgaatgttgacctgtttaaaggtcttactcacgtcagctacggagagcgtgatcacacagtcgtccagaacagctgatgctctcatgcatgcctcagtgttgcttgcctcgaatcaagcatagaagtgatttagctcgtctggtaggctcgtgtcaccgggcagctcacggctgtgcttcccttttgtagtctgtaatagtttgcgagccctgccacatatgacgagcgtcggagctggtgtagtacgattcaatcttagccttgtattgatgctttgcctgtttgatggttcgtcggagggcaaagcaggatttcttataagcttccgggttagagtcccacaccttgaaagcggcagatctaccctttagctcagtgcgaatattGCCTGTAACCCCTACCCTCAGTTATGTTACCTTCTGCTTGCTCTTCGTGGCTTTAGGCCGGGGTTGATGTAAAGCACTTTACATCAAATTGTTTAGTAAATAGTGCTGTATGTGCAATCCATGTTAAAGTGTCATAATAAGTATGCAGTATTGAAGATAACTGACTCAGATGGCAGATAACTATGACTAACTGTTGTATTCAGTAAGGACAGATTGCTGCATCCATAAGGCGAGGTCTGTTTTGAATGCTGCATGTGTACAAAgagcactgtgtgtttgtgtgttcgtgTAAACCCAGTGAGGAATAATATTTGAGGACGACGGAAGTTTCTTCAGGTATCCCAGGACTGTCATTTTTCCGGACTCTCAATCGAGTCTTTGTGTATGGAATACTTGGTACGCTTCAGAATGCTAAActccatctcccatctctctcactctccctcctacaGATGCTAGAGGATTCACCCCTGAAGGAGGtaaaatagacacacacacacacagacctctacagcacatacacacagacctctacagcacatacacacagaccttCTGTAACATGTACTGATAGGATCTACATGGTTCTTATATTATGTAGACTTCCTTGGGGTTGTCAGTCAGTGAGTGTTGTGatttgtttctgtctgtgtgtttgtagttCCATACGATGAGCCTCCGGCAGTCCCCTACTGGCCCTACACCACCTCAGACTTCTGGCACTACGTAGAGTACTTTAGGTCCATTGGAGCCTACAAGCACATCAACAAAATGGCCCGGGCATTCTAAGCTCACCAACACTTGGGAGACACACTGGGATATGAGACCAACGAGGGACACGacccctgaggagagagaggagacggacggacggatgggGGGGTACgatagagggagaatagagaggaggagagagggtggggagagggtcaggaaggggggggggggaatgaggagagaggatggagggagagaaagaggcccCATAAGGTTATGTAATATTGTATATTGAAATTAATTTTTAAAATATGAGGCTATATAAGCAAATGTATTTTAACTTCATGAAATATATGAACGCGTCTCACATACCTGAAAAAAACATGAATTCCAACGGCTATAATATAAAACGTTACATAAATGTAATGTGCAATATCAATCAAATTTGACCAGAAATCGGATCTCATTGACATAATTTACCATATTTGATGTGGATACTTGCAAGGATTGCAGGGCATTATACTGTTACCAAAGCAGGAAGTGGTGTTACACGGAAAAGGGTCCGGTTTCTATTGTTTACGTTGCCAGAGAACATCTAGCTAGACAGCTAGCTAATATTCATTACGGTACCTAGTCAAAAACAGGAATTATCATGAAACCAGCGGTGGACGAGATGTTCCCTGAAGGCGCCGGGCCTTTTGTGGATCTAGACGAGGTTAGTAATCATCTGGGGACAAGAGAGAATCGCCGACCTAGCCTAGCTACAGTAACTCCACGCGAACCTAGCCACCTAACCAGCTAACGTTGGTGACTGATAGACAAAACGGCTGCTGTTAATTAAGAGCGGCGACGCTCGGTCTGAATATTAACATACATCGCTTGCGGTACGGTTTAGGAAGCATAATGACTTTATGTTTCATATCAACAATAACAAAAATGAGGGGCGTGTTTCGAAAGCCGAATCGCAAGTGATGACTATTGACGTTTCTAAACGTTAGAGCACAGCGTTGGGATCGTAGTTCACATGAGCCAGTTGTGGGCGAAGCTGGGGGATGAAAACTGTATGGAGAAGGCAGAGTGCTGCCGAGAGAACTAGATGTGCATGCCCAGTAACACAGTCGTGTCCTCCGTGGACCGGCTCGTACATAAAACATCCTACATTCAGGCTTCAAAAGCATCAATTCTATCGTTAACTAGTTTTTTTTTAGCCCTCAGCTTCTCCCACGAATGAAGGATGTTTTATGTACGAGTCGGTCCACGGAGGACACGAGTGTATTACCGGGAATGCACATATACCCTAGGCGATAGTTCATGGGTGTTAGGCTATAGCACAGACCGTTTAAAAAAACTAAACTGTCTTTTGTCTGTAGACTTAACTGTCTTTGATTTCTAGCTGATGTGTATTCCTTACTTGGCTTAAATGGCATACATTGTTTTAAAATTGttcatgtgtgtgggtgtgtctgatTCTTCAGGCAGGGGGCAGCAGCGGTCTGCTCATGGACCTGGCAGCAAATGAGAAAGCAGTGCACTCAGACTTCTTCAacggtcagtcagacagacacacacacacacacacaccgtagaggctaggtggggctagaggctaaactagagcagtgtttctcAAACCTATCCTTGAGTATCCCATTTCACTTATTTGTTCTATTCCAATACTAGAATACGTGATTTAAACTAATCGAGTGCTGATGAGTAGTTGACCAGTTGAATCAGCTGTGCTGGTGGAGAGGTTGGGGGGAACACTGGGCTAGACTGGGTAGAGAAGCATCTTGTGGGCTAGGGAGGGGTCTTATGAAagtgctctgtgtgtgtttgctttgCCAACAGGGCCGTCTCACAGAAACTAACATGTCTTTTCCCTGTAAACTTAAATTAACAACACACCACACAGTGTAGCTAATGTGTTTTCCATCTGGCAGTGTTAGCCACGGGACAAACAGTTTATGGCTCAGCAACACATGACCTAGAAAGTGATCAttaaaaagaggagaggataagagagaaGGAATGGTTAAAGGGATACTGCAGGAGGAATGGTTAAAGGGATACGTCAGGAGGAATGGTTAAAGGGATACGTCAGGAGGAATGGTTAAAGGGATACTGCAGGAGGAATGGTTAAAGGGATACTGCAGGAGGAATGGTTAAAGGGATACTGCAGGAGGAatggttaaagggatacttcaggaggAATGGTTAAAGGGATACTGCAGGAGGAATGGTTAAAGGGATACGTCAGGAGGAATGGTTAAAGGGATACTGCAGGAGGAATGGTTAAAGGGATACTGCAGGAGGAATGGTTAAAGGGATACTGCAGGAGGAATGGTTAAAGGGATACTGCAGGAGGAATGGTTAAAGGGATACTGCAGGAGGAATGGTTAAAGGGATACTGCAGGAGGAATGGTTAAAGGGATACTGCAGGAGGAATGGTTAAAGGGATACTGCAGGAGGAATGGTTAAAGGGATACTGCAGGAGGAATGGTTAAAGGGATACGTCAGGAGGAATGGTTAAAGGGATACTGCAGGAGGAATGGTTAAAGGGATACGTCAGGAGGAATGGTTAAAGGGATACTGCAGGAGGAATGGTTAAAGGGATACTGCAGGAGGAatggttaaagggatacttcaggaggAATGGTTAAAGGGATACTGCAGGAGGAATGGTTAAAGGGATACTGCAGGAGGAATGGTTAAAGGGATACTGCAGGAGGAatggttaaagggatacttcaggaggaatggttaaagggatacttcaggatttttgGCAATGAGCATCCTAACGCTAGTTAGCGTTGGCTCGCGAAACTACCAATAACTTCTTTCATACTAGATACAGAGATATGACAATGCTATCCaccagttcatctgactctggggacgtagataaagggcctcattgcaaaaaacaaagtatccctttaaagaaGATGTAAAGGacgagagggggagtagagagaagaggagagtagggaACGGATAGGAGTAATGTcaggaggagatgagaagagaaggggagcaggggaag is a window encoding:
- the LOC115121012 gene encoding COP9 signalosome complex subunit 9-like, which codes for MKPAVDEMFPEGAGPFVDLDEAGGSSGLLMDLAANEKAVHSDFFNDFEDPFDDEDLQ
- the LOC115121013 gene encoding apolipoprotein D-like, which gives rise to MFPIFWILLLLPLVSAQTYHWGPCPTPSVQPNFSLQQYLGTWYEIAKLPASFERGKCIQADYSLRGDGTIRVLNSQFYKGKVRTVEGTAVVQDPKKPAKLGVSFSYFTPYSPYWVLSTDYVSGAVVYSCTDVLRIFHVDYAWILGRSRFLPAKEVEYARQLLAKENIDTFKMSVTDQTGCD